The genomic interval acagacctgagCAGATGACGCCCGCGTCCTCTTTGTGCCCGCAGTCGTGCTGCCCCCAGGGCCCGGCAGCGCAGTCCCAGAGAGCAGCTTCGGACCCAGAGCAGTTCACACCGTCCAGCCAGATGTGCCCGGAGCCTTCTCCGAACCGAGCAGAGCCGGCCACCTCCACCGGCCCTCCGCAGCCCAGCTGGTGGCAAACGACGGCGGCATCAGACAGGTCCCAGCCATCGTCACAGACggtcccccagctgccctggtagTAGATCTCCACTCTCCCTGCGCAGCGCCCGGACCCGTTCACCAGCCGGACCCGCCGGCTCCCTGCAGTGGGGAGAAACCCCAGGTGTTGTCAGGGGGtggctgccccccaccccatcatACGGGGGCTCGTGCAGCACCGCTCACCCCAGCAAATGACTCCCACGTCCTCCACAACCCCTCCCAACAGCAAACtcccgggcagggaggtgttgCAGAGGGTCAGGCTGGCCTCGTGCCCTGCGCACCGGACCCCTtgcagccccacggggcccgTCCCTCGCTCAGGCTTTGGGGGGTTGtaggctttttctgcctctccacaccGCAGCTGCCGGCACACCACGCTGGCCTCCTGCACGTCCCACTGGTCGTCCAGGACTCTGCCCCACGTCCCGCGCTGGAAGATCTCCACTCGCCCGTCGCACCGGCTCCCTCCGCCCACCAGCCGCAGGGACGCAGAGTCGGctgggcctggggacagcagaggagccacagcCATCAGCGGCACCGGGCAGCACGGCAGCCTCCAGGGAGGAGGGCAAGGGGGGATTGTCCGACCAGACAGGACAAGATTGAGCCCTGTGCTGACGAGAAGCCAGGGCAAAGCCCAGGCCctgtctgcagctcacagccaggtctgctgctgctgggtggtgggatgaggctctgcagggctctctgtggggatgggatgtggctgtctgcagccacagggatggAGCAAAGCCCCACCGACCTGTCCTGGGCTCATCCTATGGAACACAGGCCTGGCCGTGGTGCTGGGGCCTGAggcgctgccctggggacaggtgtcTGCCTCTGTTCAGACCTCAGCTCTCCCAGAGCAGAGCGGTCAGTCTGAGCAGGGAAAGCCCCCCAGGGATCCTCCAGGGAGAAATTCAGCCTGGCGCTGCCATGGGAACCAGCTTTGGGTGGCCATGTCTCCCACAAAGGGAAGTAGAGCTAATGCACCGTTTTCCCAGCACTCACCTGAGCAAATGACAGCAGCGTTGTTCCCGTGGGAGCACGGGGAGGCCCCCAGGGTGGTCACTGGGCACTGTCCCAGGTGGGCTTCAGTCCCGTCACAGTGGAACGAGTCTCTCCAGACAGGGCCGGTTTCTCTCCCAAAATACTCTCCTCCAGGAATGGACTCAGCAAACCCACAGTGGAGTTGATGACACAGAACGTGGGCATCTGAGAGATCCCAGCGGGAGGCACAGAGggtcccccaggtccccagtACCTGGACCTCCACCCTCCCTGCACACGCTGTGCTGCCGTTCACCAGCCTGAACCCTGTGtactctggggacagaggaggagacAGGGTGGGTTGGTGCTTTTGTAGCCTCGGCAGCCAGTGGAGAGTCCAAAGGGACAGATGCCTTTCTTCTTGTGCATGGTTTTCATGCTGTAGACAGTACAATGATCCCTCCTGTCCTACACCCACCCAGCCTAGTTCTTCCTCTGTTCGcaagccctggcacagccccagtgtTCACCACCCCACCCTTTGTCCTTAcgtgtgcagctgacagcagcgctgttcatctgggtgcaggcctggtcccaagagggccccgtggggcaggaggacaggagggactcattccccacacactgcagctctccatcccacatgggaccaaccccttctccaaagtgacctcctccagacacaggcagggccacgccacactgcagctccctgcagaccacctcagcagctttggggccaaagtgggaatcacaaacagttttccactggtcccCATCATGGATCTCCACACGTCCTGAGCAGCGGCTCCTCCCTTCCACCAGgtggaaaaatcctggaaaaatacACCAAACAACCTGGGAATTCCCAGAGCCCTCTGTCAGTTACATGCCCACATCCCTCATCACCTCCGAACAAGCCGTGGCCAAAGTGCCCattgcacatcccagaggaagctgttggggaagggctggtgccagaaacacatccaagactcctcctccccttgtctacaccaccagagcacccgaggtgtgtgtctgccacacactcacagccacaggtgctgctcacacaaagggatcccacacaagctcctctgtgctgcccggcacggtccccccagcaccgcagccctGTGAGCAGTTGGGGTCCAGGAGAACTGGCCCGGATGATGACAAagatgcagctgctcagcccctgcagagcttgggccaggcaggaccatCATCACCTGCGTACAAACAGAAGCTCCTTCTGATCCCAGGAGTGTTCCTGGGGTGTTGGGAGGTTCCTTTTAGGTGGGAGATgtcccagagcacagaaatggagcagCTGTTATCATGGCTGGCACTttccagagccctcccctgcctgcttgAGGGGGATGTTCTCATCCAGGGACAccgtgctctgcccaggggtgcacaggtcccaggccaatggccaggcaggggacaggagacCCACATGTCCCCCTGGCCTCACGCTGCCTCAGAGGATGACAGCAGAAGAGACGAGAGGCAGTAAGTGCTGGCAAAGACCCTGTTTCATGGGTCagtgtggggagctgtgggcaggcaggaggggttgggcagCTGGTCAGTGCTGCCTGCATGGGGTCCTGTCCGCACAGGGATGTCACAGCTTTCCCCAGGGACCAGTTACACCAGCAATgacagtcccagctcagcagcatgaCTGGCCACACTAGGCCCAGATCTACcatgtttgctttttgctgaGAGCACCGACATGTCACTTCTTGCATCCCAGGCCCAAAGTCAGTTATTAGGCTGACCCCTTACCTGAACACGTCACTCCAGCATCAAGAACGTGGACACAGTCATGTTCACCCCATCCTGCATGTGTGCAGTCAGACAGGGCAGATTCGGTGCCTTTACAGCCGACATCATCCATCCAaatggggccagatcctgccccaaagtGTCCGTACTGAGgagctccaacagcagacccacagcccagctgcttacaaaccactgctgcatCGTTCATGTCCCAGTAGTTACCACACACAGTCCCCCACTGTTCATGCtgtttcacctccactctcccagcacagcgcctGCCGCCATCCACCAGCCTCATCTCCGCAGCACCttcaaacactgacacaggACCAGTCAGATCAGCGTCAAGTCCCAGCACTGTGGGTGTCAGGGTgggagccccctcccctccagacTGTCCCCAATATGGTGCAGAGGTCCTTTGTATCCCCACGGGATGTGCAAGGCTGGGGtgaccagctccagccctgctgggacatTTGTGACCCCAGAGCTTTCAGCACGTCCTTCTACCATAACAGACCCTTCAAGCTGCCCCTGGCTCAGACCCACCTAGAGCACCTACTCCTCCCAGGTCAGCACCCTAGGaagagacctgtccccagggattcCCAAGCACCCGCTGCTGTTTCTCCCAGGGTCCCCAGCTGCCGTGGACCAAAGTCTGCCCCGGGcacgtcccacatcatcatctcAGGCCCTTGTGTAACCACTGTGGAGCAACATGTTGATCCCAgggagccctcccagcccatggcccctctttgtccttgggcatcagcccagccctgcccttctctATGATCCCCAGGAACATCACATCTCACACAGCCTGTGGGAACAGATGCCCCAGTTCCCTTGTCTCCACAATCACAaactgtcccctcctcaggctGGAGCTCACCCCAGTGTTCAACACCCCACCCCGAATCCTTAcgtgtgcagctgacagcagcgctgTTCATCGGGGTGCAGGCCTGGTCCCGGGAggaccccgtggggcaggaggacaggagagactcattccccacacactgcagctctccatcccacatgggaccaaccccttctccaaagtgacctcctccagacacaggcagggccacgccacactgcagctccctgcagaccacctcagcagctttggggccaaagtgggaatcacaaacagttttccactggtcccCATCACGGATCTCCACACGTCCTGAGCAGcggctcttccctcccaccagacggaaaaatcctggaaaaatacACCAAACAACCTGGGAGTTCCCAGAGCCCTCTGTCAGTTACATGCCCACGTCCCACATCACCTCCAAGCAAGCCCTGGCCAAAGTGCCCattgcacatcccagaggaagctgttggggaagggctggtgccagaaacacatccaagactcctcctccccttgtctacaccaccagagcacccgaggtgtgtgtctgccacacactcacagccacaggtgctgctcacacaaagggctcccacacaagctcctctgtgctgcccggcacggtccccccagcaccgcagccgtgtgagcagttggggtccaggagaactggcccagatgatgaggaaactgcagctgctcagcccctgcagagcttgggCCAGGCCGGATCATCATCACCTGGGTGCAACCAGAAGAGCACTCTGCTCCCAGGGGTGTTCCTGGGGTGTTGGAAGGTTCCTTTTAGGTGGGAGATGTCCCAGAGCACACATATCGAGCAACTGCTATCATGGCTGATGCCTGtccagagccctcccctgcctTATCGAGGGGGATGTTCTCATCCAGAGACActgtgctctgcccaggggtgcaCAGGTCCCAGGCCAATGGCCAGGCAGGGGGCAGGAGACCCGCATGTCCCCCTGGCCTCACGCTGCCTCAGAGGACGACAGCAGAAGGGATGAGAGTCAGTAAGTGCCAGCAAAGACTCTGTTTCATGGGTCagtgtggggagctgtgggcaggcaggaggggttgggcagCTGGTCAGCACTGCCTGCGtggggtcctgtccccacagggatGTCACAGCTCCAGGGATGTCTCAGGACCAGCCCGTGCATGCAGTGATGCAGAAGAAGCAGCCAGAGTCAAGCAGCTGCCTAGCTCCTAAAGCCTCACAGAGCGGGACCACACAGCCAAGCCCTGGGGTTGGGCAGCGAGGGGCCGTGTGccgcctgctcctctgcccagggtccagcaaagaaagaaaagttcctGAAAAGTGCCCCCATCAAGATTCGCGTGTCCCTGAGGGGGAACATCCCAGCGTGATCAGCCCTCTCATGCTCTTCCTCCAAGGTGTGGGGTGCCGGCATGTTCCCTCTTGGTGTTTCCAGCTCAGGGATTCTCAGCCTTGTTGGCTGCGATCTGGCAGAATGAGTGGggaccgacagagaccagcagacaccccagggcaggatggaggatTTGTGTGCAGGCCAAGACACCGAGATGGGGCTGAGAAACTGTGGCAGGGTTAGTTCACCCTGGGGTAGGTTCCTTCTGGCCTTTCCCAGGGACTGGGAACATGAGCAATgacagtcccagctcagcagttgGACCAACATCACTGGCACGTTCTCTGGCTCATGCTTTTTGTTCCCTGAGAGTACAGCCAGGTGCcttcccccatcccagccccaaaggTGAAGAACAGGCTGACCCCTTACCTGAACACGTCACTCCAGCGTCGTAAATGTGCTCACAGTAATGTTCACCCCATCTGGCATGTGTGCAGTCAGACAGGGCAGATTCGGTGCCATTACAGTCGACATCACTCATCCAaatggggccagatcctgccccaaagtGTCCGTACTGAGgagctccaacagcagacccacagcccagctgcttacaaaccactgctgcatCATTCATGTCCCAGTAGTTACCACACACAGTCCCCCACTGTTCATGCTGTTTCACCtcccctctcccagcacagcgcctgccgccatccgccagcctcacctctgcagaaccttcaaacactgacacaggACCAGTCAGATCAGCGTCAAGCCCCAGCACTGTGGGTGTCAGGGTGGGAGTCCCCTCCCCTCCAGACTTCCCCAATATGTTGCCAGAGGTCCCTTGTATCGCCATGGGCTGTGCAAGGCTGGAGTGAagagctccagccctgctgggtcATTTATGGCCCCAACGTTTTCGGCGCTTCCTTCTACCATAACAGACCCTTCAACCTGACCCTGGCCCAGACCCAACTAGTGCACCCActcctccccagccagcaccctgACAAGAGACCTGTCCCTAGGGATTCCCAAGCACCCGCTGCTGTTTCTCCCAGGATCCCCAGCTCCCCCGGGCCACAgtctgccctgggcacctcccAGATCATCATCTCAGCCCTTTGTGTATCCGCTGTGGAGCAACATGTTGATCCCAgggagccctcccagcccatggcccCTCTTTGTCCTTGGGCCTCGACCCAGATCTGCCGTTATCAATGATCCCCAGGAAGGTCACGTCTCTGCCAGCCTGTGGGAACAGATGCCCCAGTTCCCTTGTCTCCACAAAAACCaactgtcccctcctcaggctGGAACTCACCCCAGAGTTCAACACCCCACCCCGAGTCCTTAcgtgtgcagctgacagcagcgctgTTCATCTGGGTGCAGGCCTGGTCCCTGGAggaccccgtggggcaggaggacaggagggactcattccccacacactgcagctctccatcccacatgggaCCAACCTCTTCTCAAAagtgacctcctccagacacaggcagggccagaccgcactgcagctccctgcagaccacctcagcagctttggggccaaagtgggaatcacaaacagttttccactggtcccCATCATGGATCTCCACACGTCCTGAGCAGcggctcttccctcccaccagacggaaaaatcctggaaaaatacACCAAACAACCTGGGAGTTCCCAGAGCCCTCTGTCAGTTACATGCCCACGTCCCACATCACCTCCAAGCAAGCCCTGGCCAAAGTGCCCattgcacatcccagaggaagctgttggggaagggctggtgccagaAACTCATCCAAGACTCCTCCCTCCCTTGTCTACACCACCAGAGCACCCgaggtgtgtgtctgccacacactcacagccacaggtgctgctcacacaaagggctcccacacaagctcctctgtgctgcccggcatggtccccccagcaccgcagccgtgtgagcagttggggtccaggagaactggcccagatgatgatgaaactgcagctgctcagcccctgcagagccagcactgcctgcatggggtcctgtccccacagggctgtcacagccTCAGGGATGTCCCAGGACCAGCCTGTGTATGCAGtggtgcagaagcagcagccagagtCAAGCAGTTGCTAATCTCCTAAAGCCTGGCAATGCGGGACCACACAGCCGAGCCCTGGGGTTGGGTAGCGAGGGGTTGTTTGccgcctgctcctctgcccaggGCCCAGCGCTCGTGCTCTCTGAAAAGTCCCTCCAAGGCCATCGATGTATACAGACTGACTGCTTACCTGAACATGTCACTCCAGCATCGTGAATGTGCCCACAGTGATGTTCACCCCTCCCTGCATGTTTGCAGTCAGACAGGGCAAATTCGGTGCCATTACAGCCGACGTCATCCATCCAaatggggccagatcctgccctaAAGTGTCCGTACCGGTgagctccaacagcagacccacagcccagctgcttacaaaccactgcAGCGTCATTCATACTCCAGTGGTAACCACACACAGTCCCCCACTGTTCATGCtgtttcacctccactctcccagcacagcgcctgccgccatccgccagcctcacctccgcagCACCTTCAAACACCAACACGGGATGAGTCAGGAGAGCGCcgagccccagtgctgcaggtctgggggaacctcctgcctgcactgaaTCAGATGTACCAGGGTGGGAGCGCCCTCCCCtccaggctgtccccagagcagcacgagggtcccttctgtcc from Caloenas nicobarica isolate bCalNic1 chromosome 29, bCalNic1.hap1, whole genome shotgun sequence carries:
- the LOC135999567 gene encoding scavenger receptor cysteine-rich type 1 protein M130-like; the encoded protein is MGTEGLLSPQTLWLLLWVQLCRGAAEMRLVDGGRRCAGRVEVKQHEQWGTVCGNYWDMNDAAVVCKQLGCGSAVGAPQYGHFGAGSGPIWMDDVGCKGTESALSDCTHAGWGEHDCVHVLDAGVTCSGFFHLVEGRSRCSGRVEIHDGDQWKTVCDSHFGPKAAEVVCRELQCGVALPVSGGGHFGEGVGPMWDGELQCVGNESLLSSCPTGPSWDQACTQMNSAAVSCTQYTGFRLVNGSTACAGRVEVQVLGTWGTLCASRWDLSDAHVLCHQLHCGFAESIPGGEYFGRETGPVWRDSFHCDGTEAHLGQCPVTTLGASPCSHGNNAAVICSGPADSASLRLVGGGSRCDGRVEIFQRGTWGRVLDDQWDVQEASVVCRQLRCGEAEKAYNPPKPERGTGPVGLQGVRCAGHEASLTLCNTSLPGSLLLGGVVEDVGVICWGSRRVRLVNGSGRCAGRVEIYYQGSWGTVCDDGWDLSDAAVVCHQLGCGGPVEVAGSARFGEGSGHIWLDGVNCSGSEAALWDCAAGPWGQHDCGHKEDAGVICSEFMALRLENSDGCSGRLQVFYNGTWGSVCSNAMTPDTVLLACKELGCGDGGSLETDLSYGRVSGPAWLDYVQCGEKNISFWQCPSAPWDPQSCNDLRDETYITCNEMPPEPLAPCPNSTSCTDREKIRAVGGEDGCSGRVELWHHGSWGTVCDDSWDMRDAQVACRQLGCGPAVSALREAAFGVGQGPIWLERVECRGTESSLQDCWARPGDGRACRHKEDAAVRCSAAPRTAASPPQADPTRGRLTLNGRISVPVIICIILGALLCLLLALLAGQVLRARAGRRGSRTAQELFPEAVYEEIGYSPVQEKQARFGRSDVLVPHGDDPAEGYDDAREVSHPQEDDGPGQGAWETPRVPEEGAGPRDAPRGGSLCSQRSAGVPRAEGDTSSLSPGSMGYDDAEEISLAHPCEDTKAVTELGAQQSLSPRPGEPIPAVQVGAAGREERSVQLGEP